A portion of the Acidisoma sp. PAMC 29798 genome contains these proteins:
- a CDS encoding precorrin-8X methylmutase produces the protein MTRRYDYIHDGAAIYARSFAIIRSESDLSRFSVEEARIAVRMIHGSGMVEIAEAIHFGGDFARAGRAALLAGAPILCDSKMVANGITRPRLPAKNEIICLLDAPEVPGIAARICNTRSAAALDLWGDRLAGAVVAIGNAPTALFHLLELIDAGAPMPAAVIGLPVGFVGAAESKAALAADGRLPFVIVEGRRGGSAMAVSAVNALASEAE, from the coding sequence ATGACACGCCGTTACGACTATATCCACGACGGGGCCGCGATCTATGCGCGGTCCTTCGCGATCATCCGGTCCGAATCCGACCTCTCTCGCTTCTCGGTGGAGGAGGCGCGGATCGCCGTGCGCATGATCCATGGCAGCGGCATGGTGGAGATCGCCGAGGCCATCCACTTCGGCGGAGACTTCGCGCGTGCCGGCCGCGCGGCGCTGCTGGCCGGGGCGCCGATCCTGTGTGACTCGAAGATGGTCGCCAATGGCATCACCCGCCCCCGGTTGCCGGCGAAGAACGAGATCATCTGCCTGCTCGATGCGCCGGAGGTGCCGGGCATTGCCGCCCGCATCTGCAATACGCGCTCGGCCGCTGCGCTCGATCTTTGGGGCGACAGGCTCGCGGGGGCCGTCGTCGCCATCGGCAATGCGCCCACGGCCCTGTTCCACTTGCTGGAACTGATCGATGCCGGCGCGCCCATGCCCGCCGCCGTGATCGGCCTGCCCGTGGGCTTTGTGGGCGCGGCGGAATCCAAGGCGGCCTTGGCGGCGGACGGTCGGCTGCCTTTCGTGATTGTGGAGG
- a CDS encoding cobaltochelatase subunit CobN — MHLLLRETHGLEEGEAAVEPGGEPAPILFLSFSDSDLAAAAAAALPADFPSVRIERIGRFLHPLSVDLLCEQLVIPARVVVLRLLGGLDYWRYGAEEIAATCAAQGIPLAVLPGDGPDDPRLAALSTMAAEPRAAIDACLRQGGAENFARMLRGAAHAAGLWADLPPVAETLPDFGVFTTHPGPSEAAIVFYRSHLLAGETATIESLIAALALRGLGAKAVFVDSLKNPAAIAFLHDRLAEWAPAVVLNLTGFAAEIGAGVPVLQLIQAGSTQAAWELSSRGLSQADLAMQVVLPESDGRLLTTAVSFKERDAQGLARLVPHEAGIALAADRAAGWARLAATPAAERRIAIVLSDYPGAAATRHEIGNAVGLDSFASVTAILRRLQDAGYDTGPVDLARLAKGETLRCGKIVIAVQPDRGGVDRKAGYHDPVAPPAEAYIAFYRGLIDDIGIHAMVHLGTHGTLEWLPGKSAALSAACWPAALTGGLPIIYPFIVNNPGEAAPAKRRLGAVTIGHLTPPLQRAGLHGRAAELERIIDEFAAADGLDRRRATSLRREILVEAEASGLLAESGAKPETEGEDAVLAKLDAYLCDVKDMQIRDGLHIFGVAPAPAQRNALLAAMTDGPDLAERLDACAEAEGAALLAALDGRFVPPGPAGAPTRGRADVLPTGRNLTTLDPRAIPTRSAVGLAEKAAKALLARHRQEQGDWPRALVIDLWGSATMRTGGEDFALALILMGVKPLWDGGSSRVGGFEVLPIALLDRPRVDVSLRISGLFRDAFAAQIALFDQAARAVVARDEDAEWNPLAGKDGARVFGPSAGAYGSGVDLDGTRQDAARSYLAGSDTAWDDGEGDFAARIAVADGFVHTQDHAETDLLESPDYAAHEGGFAAAAAMLGGTPALYHLDTSKPESPQPRLVAEEVRRIVRARAANPRWIAGMMRHGYRGAAEIVRGAESLTGFAATLPTRFDAQFDMLFDATLGEPAVDAFLRDESPAAHAVLTERFRTAMARDLWRPRRNSVFVPR, encoded by the coding sequence ATGCATCTCCTCCTCCGTGAGACGCATGGGCTGGAGGAAGGCGAGGCGGCCGTAGAGCCGGGCGGTGAACCCGCGCCGATTCTGTTTCTGTCCTTCTCGGACAGTGATCTTGCGGCGGCCGCAGCGGCGGCACTTCCGGCGGACTTTCCCTCCGTTCGGATCGAGCGGATCGGTCGCTTCCTGCATCCGCTTTCGGTGGATCTGCTCTGTGAGCAACTGGTTATACCGGCGCGCGTTGTGGTGCTGCGGCTGCTCGGCGGCCTCGACTATTGGCGCTATGGCGCCGAGGAAATTGCCGCGACCTGCGCGGCGCAGGGCATTCCCTTGGCGGTCTTGCCGGGCGATGGGCCGGACGATCCGCGTCTCGCTGCGCTCTCCACCATGGCGGCCGAACCGCGTGCCGCGATCGACGCCTGCCTGAGGCAAGGCGGGGCCGAGAATTTCGCCCGCATGCTGCGAGGCGCGGCGCATGCGGCGGGGCTCTGGGCGGATCTTCCCCCGGTCGCGGAAACGCTGCCTGATTTCGGTGTTTTCACCACCCACCCAGGACCATCCGAGGCCGCGATCGTTTTCTACCGCTCGCATCTTCTGGCCGGTGAAACCGCGACAATCGAGTCACTGATCGCGGCCCTCGCCCTCCGCGGTCTTGGCGCTAAAGCGGTCTTCGTGGATAGCCTCAAGAACCCAGCCGCCATCGCGTTTCTGCACGATCGGTTGGCGGAGTGGGCGCCGGCCGTGGTCCTCAATCTCACCGGGTTTGCGGCGGAGATCGGCGCGGGCGTGCCCGTGTTGCAGCTCATTCAGGCGGGTAGCACGCAAGCGGCGTGGGAATTGTCATCGCGCGGCCTGTCCCAGGCCGATCTCGCCATGCAGGTGGTGCTGCCCGAGAGCGATGGCCGACTGCTGACGACGGCGGTGTCTTTCAAGGAGCGGGATGCCCAGGGCCTTGCGCGGCTGGTGCCGCATGAGGCGGGCATAGCGCTGGCCGCCGACCGCGCGGCCGGCTGGGCGCGCCTCGCCGCGACCCCTGCGGCCGAGCGCCGCATCGCCATCGTGCTGTCCGATTATCCCGGCGCGGCTGCCACGCGTCATGAAATCGGCAATGCCGTCGGTCTCGACAGCTTCGCCAGCGTCACGGCTATTCTCCGGCGGCTCCAGGACGCCGGCTACGACACCGGCCCGGTCGATCTCGCCCGTCTGGCTAAGGGCGAGACCCTCCGCTGCGGCAAGATCGTCATTGCCGTGCAGCCCGATCGTGGCGGCGTGGATCGCAAGGCGGGATACCACGATCCCGTGGCCCCGCCGGCCGAGGCCTATATCGCTTTCTATCGCGGGCTGATCGACGACATCGGCATCCACGCCATGGTCCATCTCGGCACCCATGGCACGCTGGAATGGCTGCCGGGCAAGTCGGCAGCGCTGTCCGCCGCTTGTTGGCCGGCGGCGCTGACCGGCGGTCTGCCGATCATCTACCCCTTCATCGTGAACAATCCGGGGGAGGCGGCGCCCGCCAAGCGGCGCCTCGGCGCGGTCACCATCGGTCATCTCACACCGCCCTTGCAACGTGCCGGCCTGCATGGCCGCGCGGCGGAACTGGAACGCATCATCGACGAGTTTGCCGCCGCCGACGGGCTCGATCGTCGTCGGGCGACGAGCCTGCGAAGGGAGATTCTGGTGGAAGCCGAAGCCTCCGGCCTGCTCGCCGAAAGCGGCGCCAAGCCTGAGACGGAGGGCGAGGATGCGGTGCTTGCCAAGCTCGACGCCTATCTGTGCGACGTGAAGGACATGCAGATCCGCGATGGGCTGCATATCTTCGGCGTCGCGCCCGCGCCGGCGCAGCGAAATGCGCTGCTAGCCGCAATGACCGATGGCCCGGATCTGGCCGAGCGGTTGGACGCGTGCGCGGAGGCCGAGGGTGCGGCGCTGCTCGCGGCGCTCGATGGGCGTTTCGTGCCGCCCGGTCCCGCCGGCGCGCCGACCCGGGGCCGCGCCGATGTTTTGCCGACGGGCCGCAACCTCACCACCCTCGATCCGCGCGCCATCCCGACGCGCTCGGCCGTGGGCCTTGCCGAAAAGGCCGCAAAGGCCCTGCTGGCGCGTCATCGGCAGGAGCAAGGGGATTGGCCGCGCGCCCTGGTGATCGACCTCTGGGGTAGTGCCACCATGCGCACCGGCGGTGAGGATTTCGCCCTCGCCCTGATCCTGATGGGGGTGAAACCGCTCTGGGACGGTGGATCGAGCCGCGTGGGCGGCTTCGAGGTGCTGCCGATCGCCTTGCTCGATCGTCCGCGCGTCGATGTCTCCCTCCGCATTTCCGGCCTGTTCCGGGATGCCTTCGCGGCGCAAATCGCGCTGTTCGACCAGGCGGCGCGGGCGGTGGTCGCGCGGGACGAGGATGCCGAGTGGAACCCGCTGGCGGGCAAGGACGGCGCCCGCGTCTTCGGCCCGTCGGCTGGCGCCTATGGCAGCGGGGTCGATCTGGATGGCACACGGCAAGATGCGGCGCGGTCCTATCTCGCGGGTTCGGACACGGCCTGGGACGATGGCGAGGGGGATTTCGCGGCGCGGATCGCGGTGGCGGATGGCTTCGTCCATACCCAGGATCATGCCGAGACCGATCTGCTCGAAAGCCCCGACTATGCGGCGCATGAGGGCGGTTTCGCCGCCGCCGCCGCCATGCTCGGCGGCACGCCGGCCCTCTATCACCTCGACACCAGCAAGCCGGAGTCTCCCCAGCCGCGTCTGGTGGCCGAGGAGGTGCGCCGCATCGTACGCGCCCGCGCCGCCAATCCGCGCTGGATCGCCGGCATGATGCGCCACGGCTATCGCGGGGCCGCGGAGATCGTGCGCGGCGCCGAAAGCCTCACCGGCTTCGCCGCCACCCTGCCGACGCGCTTCGATGCGCAGTTCGATATGCTGTTCGACGCGACGCTCGGGGAACCCGCGGTGGACGCATTCCTGCGTGATGAAAGCCCGGCCGCCCATGCGGTGCTGACGGAGCGGTTTCGGACCGCCATGGCGCGCGACCTCTGGCGGCCTCGTCGCAACAGCGTCTTCGTGCCACGATGA
- the cobW gene encoding cobalamin biosynthesis protein CobW, with product MSARIPATIITGFLGAGKTTLVRHMLQNAQGRRIAVIVNEFGSLGIDAALLEGCGIAGCDEDTIVELSNGCLCCTVADEFLPAMEALLDRPNPPDHIVIETSGLALPKPLLKAFSWPSIRARVTVDGVIAVVDGPAVAAGRFADDPEEVARQMAADPSLDHDNPLAEVYEDQLGAADLVLLNKTDLMDGTDLARVSAEIGAALPRAVKVMPAHEGKIDLAVLLGLDARAEDDLASRPSHHDAVDGEHEHDDWESFVVDVPEQAAPEPLVARLRAAAEAHDVLRMKGFASVLGKPLRLVIQGVGSRFRHEYDRAWKADEPRGGHIVVIGRTGLDRASIERIILG from the coding sequence ATGAGCGCCCGCATTCCCGCCACCATAATCACCGGCTTTCTCGGCGCCGGGAAAACAACGCTCGTTCGGCATATGCTTCAAAATGCCCAAGGTCGGCGCATCGCCGTCATCGTCAATGAATTCGGCTCCCTCGGAATCGATGCCGCGCTGCTGGAAGGCTGCGGCATCGCCGGCTGTGACGAGGATACCATCGTCGAGCTGTCGAATGGCTGCCTGTGCTGCACCGTGGCGGATGAATTCCTGCCGGCGATGGAGGCCTTGCTGGATCGCCCGAACCCGCCCGATCATATCGTGATCGAGACGTCGGGACTCGCGCTGCCGAAGCCGCTCTTGAAGGCCTTCTCCTGGCCATCGATCCGCGCGCGTGTCACGGTCGATGGCGTCATCGCCGTGGTCGACGGTCCCGCCGTGGCGGCCGGCCGCTTCGCCGACGACCCGGAGGAAGTAGCCCGCCAGATGGCGGCGGACCCATCGCTCGACCATGATAATCCCTTGGCCGAAGTCTATGAGGACCAGCTTGGCGCGGCGGATCTCGTGCTGCTCAACAAGACCGATCTGATGGACGGGACCGACCTCGCGCGCGTCTCGGCCGAGATCGGCGCCGCCCTGCCGCGCGCCGTGAAGGTGATGCCGGCGCATGAGGGTAAAATCGACCTCGCGGTGCTGCTCGGCCTGGATGCCCGCGCGGAGGACGATCTGGCGTCCCGACCCTCTCACCACGATGCCGTGGACGGCGAACATGAGCATGACGATTGGGAGAGTTTCGTGGTGGATGTGCCGGAGCAGGCGGCGCCCGAGCCGCTGGTTGCCCGTCTTCGCGCAGCCGCCGAGGCGCATGATGTGCTGCGCATGAAGGGCTTCGCGAGCGTTCTGGGCAAACCGCTGCGCCTGGTCATTCAAGGCGTCGGCAGCCGCTTCCGCCATGAATATGACCGCGCCTGGAAGGCCGACGAGCCGCGCGGCGGGCATATCGTGGTCATCGGCCGCACCGGCCTTGATCGCGCGTCGATCGAGCGGATCATCCTGGGCTAG
- a CDS encoding DUF1636 domain-containing protein, with protein sequence MASSEIVIQTLHVCVTCGYPDEPRPGQRLHDRIAGLMTAEEPFALQPVTCLSHCGQGCSVAATAPGKWGYLLGRLSPDHAEDLIAYARTYAASGSGSVLPSRRPASLKDVVIGRIPPLGAAA encoded by the coding sequence GTGGCGTCCTCTGAAATCGTGATCCAGACCCTGCATGTATGCGTGACCTGCGGCTATCCCGATGAGCCGCGTCCCGGCCAGCGTCTGCATGATCGTATCGCGGGCCTGATGACGGCGGAGGAGCCCTTCGCCCTGCAACCCGTCACCTGCCTGTCGCATTGCGGCCAGGGGTGTTCCGTCGCCGCCACCGCGCCAGGCAAATGGGGTTATCTTCTCGGTCGCCTCTCGCCCGATCACGCCGAAGACCTCATCGCCTATGCCCGCACCTATGCGGCCTCCGGCAGCGGGTCGGTGCTGCCCTCCCGCCGTCCCGCAAGCCTCAAGGACGTCGTCATCGGCCGCATTCCCCCGTTAGGAGCCGCCGCATGA
- the cobU gene encoding bifunctional adenosylcobinamide kinase/adenosylcobinamide-phosphate guanylyltransferase — MASQLDITLILGGARSGKSRYGEGLITALPGPWTYIATAEAWDAEMAARIALHRTRRDAPWRTVEAPLALASALIDAAETPVLVDCLTLWLTNLMLAERDLAAETEALLEALAARTPATVLIANEVGLGIVPEHRLGRDFRDAAGVLHQQLAARADRVLFMVAGLPMVVK, encoded by the coding sequence ATGGCCAGTCAATTGGATATAACATTGATCTTAGGCGGTGCCCGTTCCGGCAAGAGCCGCTATGGCGAGGGGCTGATCACCGCCCTGCCCGGCCCCTGGACCTATATTGCGACGGCCGAGGCCTGGGACGCGGAGATGGCGGCGCGCATCGCCCTGCATCGCACGCGCCGGGACGCGCCGTGGCGGACGGTGGAGGCGCCGCTGGCGCTGGCGTCGGCGCTGATAGACGCGGCCGAGACTCCGGTGCTGGTTGATTGCCTGACGCTGTGGCTGACCAACCTCATGCTCGCCGAGCGGGATCTCGCGGCGGAGACCGAGGCTCTGCTAGAGGCTTTGGCGGCCCGCACCCCTGCCACAGTGCTGATCGCCAATGAGGTGGGGCTCGGCATCGTGCCGGAGCATCGGCTCGGCCGGGACTTTCGGGACGCGGCGGGCGTGTTGCATCAGCAGTTGGCAGCGCGGGCCGATCGGGTACTGTTCATGGTGGCGGGCCTGCCGATGGTGGTGAAATGA
- the cobO gene encoding cob(I)yrinic acid a,c-diamide adenosyltransferase — translation MSDETEADRWREKMVRRKAVQDAEVAGKTIEKGLLMVNTGPGKGKTTAAMGLALRMLGRDRPVAIVQFIKGAWSTGERAGFSRFGDLLTWHSMGEGFTWETQDKARDTAACRRAWDEALVQMARPDVALVVLDELCIALRYDYLAVDEVVAALVARRPGLHVIVTGRNAPAGLVEAADLVTEMQATKHHFKAGVKAQEGIEF, via the coding sequence ATGAGTGACGAGACCGAGGCCGACCGCTGGCGCGAAAAGATGGTCCGTCGCAAGGCCGTGCAGGACGCAGAGGTCGCGGGCAAGACCATCGAGAAGGGTCTGCTCATGGTCAATACCGGTCCTGGCAAGGGCAAGACCACGGCGGCGATGGGGCTGGCGCTGCGCATGCTGGGCCGCGACCGGCCGGTCGCCATCGTGCAATTCATCAAGGGCGCCTGGAGTACCGGGGAACGAGCCGGCTTCTCCCGCTTCGGCGATCTGCTGACCTGGCACAGCATGGGTGAGGGTTTCACCTGGGAGACGCAGGACAAGGCGCGCGATACCGCGGCCTGCCGCCGCGCCTGGGACGAGGCACTGGTTCAGATGGCGCGGCCGGATGTGGCGCTGGTGGTGCTGGATGAGCTGTGCATCGCATTACGCTACGACTATCTCGCGGTCGATGAAGTTGTGGCCGCTTTGGTTGCGCGGCGGCCGGGATTGCATGTGATCGTGACGGGGCGCAATGCGCCGGCGGGTTTGGTCGAGGCGGCGGATCTCGTGACCGAGATGCAGGCGACCAAGCACCACTTCAAGGCAGGCGTGAAGGCGCAGGAAGGGATCGAGTTCTAG
- a CDS encoding class I SAM-dependent methyltransferase, producing MMSEPEWRRLNRANWDERVAIHMAPESDYDTHLLRQGNYILHAIEERELGPVAGLRLLHLQCHFGVDTLALAQKGAQVTGLDFSAPAIAAARSLAAEIGIEAHFVQSDIYEARAALEGEFDRVFTTWGTIGWLPDIQGWAEVVASLLRVGGEVYFADMHPAALIFDDDVPGTHGMPGWFAPYFHQGEIVVDDARDYANPVARISNIRTHQFMHPVADVVQALLDAGLRLTMLHEHDTLAWKQFGCMVEAEGGLYRLPDKPWLPLSYSLKAIKP from the coding sequence ATGATGTCTGAACCTGAATGGCGGCGTCTTAATCGCGCAAATTGGGACGAGCGCGTCGCCATCCACATGGCGCCGGAGTCCGATTATGACACGCATTTGCTGCGCCAGGGCAACTACATCCTGCATGCGATAGAGGAGCGGGAGCTTGGCCCCGTGGCGGGCCTGCGGCTGTTGCATCTGCAATGCCATTTTGGCGTCGATACGCTGGCCTTGGCGCAGAAGGGCGCCCAGGTGACGGGGCTGGATTTCTCCGCGCCCGCCATCGCGGCGGCGCGAAGTCTAGCCGCGGAAATCGGGATCGAGGCGCATTTCGTGCAATCGGACATCTACGAGGCGAGGGCCGCGTTGGAGGGTGAATTCGATCGCGTCTTCACCACGTGGGGCACGATCGGCTGGCTTCCGGACATTCAAGGCTGGGCCGAGGTCGTTGCCAGCCTGTTGCGGGTGGGGGGAGAGGTCTACTTTGCGGATATGCATCCGGCGGCGCTGATCTTTGATGATGACGTGCCCGGAACGCATGGCATGCCCGGCTGGTTCGCGCCCTATTTTCATCAAGGAGAGATCGTGGTGGACGACGCGCGAGACTATGCCAATCCCGTCGCACGAATCTCAAACATCCGCACGCACCAGTTCATGCATCCGGTCGCGGATGTTGTACAGGCGCTGCTGGATGCCGGCTTGCGACTAACGATGTTGCACGAGCACGACACCCTGGCCTGGAAGCAGTTCGGCTGCATGGTCGAAGCCGAGGGTGGGCTTTATCGATTGCCCGACAAGCCTTGGCTGCCGCTGTCTTACTCGCTGAAGGCGATCAAGCCGTGA
- a CDS encoding class I SAM-dependent methyltransferase, which translates to MNDPHQTTELADRIIPHYERHGRDWEADRRALRWSDKPWHDRFIAALPKGGTVLDLGCGGGDPVALNMEAGGLRVTGVDASPTLTALCRERMPDQEWIVADMRALSLGRLFDGVLAWDSFFHLKPDDQRRMFAIFADHAAPSAFLMFNTGHAASGLNLTLGAHA; encoded by the coding sequence ATGAACGATCCCCACCAAACCACCGAACTCGCGGACCGGATCATCCCTCACTACGAGCGTCATGGTCGCGATTGGGAGGCAGATCGCCGCGCACTGCGATGGAGCGACAAACCCTGGCACGACCGCTTCATCGCGGCTCTGCCAAAAGGTGGAACCGTGCTCGACCTCGGATGTGGCGGCGGTGATCCGGTGGCGCTGAACATGGAGGCCGGTGGACTTCGCGTCACCGGGGTCGATGCCTCGCCAACACTCACTGCCCTCTGCCGCGAACGCATGCCGGACCAGGAATGGATCGTCGCCGATATGCGCGCACTCTCGCTCGGTCGTCTCTTCGACGGCGTCCTCGCCTGGGACAGCTTCTTCCACCTGAAGCCGGATGATCAGCGCCGCATGTTCGCCATCTTTGCCGACCACGCGGCGCCGTCCGCTTTCCTCATGTTCAATACAGGACATGCCGCTAGTGGATTGAATCTAACGCTTGGTGCCCACGCCTGA
- a CDS encoding IS630 family transposase, with protein sequence MRPGIVVEVNPADQARLQLIVTDRNSPQKHVWRAQIVLLTAAGHGTAEIMRQTGKAKTAVWRWQERFMQAGVDGLLRDKTRPSRVPALGSNVADRVVALTLTTPPGEVTHWTGRAMAKTAKISLSATQRIWRTHGLQPHRLRQFKLSNDPQFAAKLRDIVGLYVDPPAHAVVLSVDEKSQIQALDRTQPGLPLKKGRCGTMTHDYIRNGTTTLFAALNVLEGGVIGRCMQHHRHQEFIRFLNAVEAEVPAGKLVHAIMDNYATHKHPKVIAWLERHPRWTFHFTPTSASWLNAVEGFFAKLAKRRLKRGVFHSLVSLQAAINRFVADTNADPHPFHWTKDPEKIIAAVRRGHQALDSIH encoded by the coding sequence ATGCGCCCAGGCATCGTCGTCGAAGTTAACCCAGCTGACCAGGCCCGGCTTCAGTTGATCGTGACAGACCGCAATAGCCCACAGAAACATGTTTGGCGGGCTCAGATCGTCCTTCTGACAGCAGCGGGTCACGGCACGGCCGAGATCATGCGGCAAACAGGCAAGGCCAAAACGGCGGTGTGGCGCTGGCAGGAGCGGTTCATGCAGGCTGGCGTGGACGGGCTCCTGCGGGACAAGACCCGGCCTTCGCGCGTCCCAGCACTGGGATCGAATGTCGCTGACCGGGTTGTGGCGCTGACGCTGACGACCCCGCCCGGCGAGGTGACGCATTGGACCGGGCGAGCCATGGCCAAGACCGCCAAGATCAGTCTGAGCGCCACGCAACGCATCTGGCGCACCCACGGTCTGCAACCGCATCGGCTCCGCCAATTCAAGCTCTCCAACGATCCGCAGTTTGCCGCCAAGCTTCGCGACATCGTCGGTCTCTACGTCGACCCGCCCGCCCACGCCGTCGTCCTCTCGGTCGACGAAAAGAGCCAAATCCAAGCGCTCGACCGCACCCAGCCGGGGTTGCCTCTGAAGAAGGGGCGCTGCGGCACCATGACACACGATTACATCCGGAACGGTACGACCACGTTGTTTGCGGCCTTGAACGTTTTGGAGGGCGGCGTGATCGGCCGATGCATGCAGCACCATCGGCACCAGGAGTTCATCCGTTTCCTCAATGCTGTCGAAGCGGAGGTCCCTGCGGGGAAACTTGTCCATGCCATCATGGATAATTACGCCACCCACAAGCACCCGAAGGTTATCGCTTGGCTGGAGCGCCATCCACGCTGGACCTTCCATTTCACGCCGACCTCGGCCTCGTGGCTCAATGCCGTCGAGGGCTTTTTTGCCAAGCTCGCTAAACGGCGCCTCAAACGTGGCGTGTTCCACTCCCTCGTCTCACTGCAGGCTGCGATCAACCGCTTCGTCGCCGATACCAACGCCGATCCGCACCCCTTCCATTGGACCAAAGACCCAGAAAAGATCATCGCCGCGGTCAGGCGTGGGCACCAAGCGTTAGATTCAATCCACTAG
- a CDS encoding threonine aldolase family protein produces MADGTKGAWNFGSDNVAPISPEIMAAIAAANSGNVGSYGADALTAQVTAKLRDIFETDLVAFPVATGTAANALALSVLVPPYGAVLCAEDAHISTDECGAPEFFTGGAKLVCLPTPDGRIAAAQIAEPLAHAAALGVHFMQPAAISITQSTEWGAVYSRDELSALGAAAAAHRLPLHMDGARFANALVHLGCSPAEMTWKAGVKVLSFGATKNGAMAAEAVVFFDPALARGFEQRRKRGAHLWSKMRYMSAQLVAYLEQDLWLRNARAANGLATRLAEGLSAIPGVSLLHPVQANELFVIMPEGMVAALLAEGFGFYRWSSRVEGDNTVIRLVTSYASDPHAAEALIAAAARLGNQPPG; encoded by the coding sequence GTGGCGGACGGAACTAAGGGTGCCTGGAACTTCGGCAGCGACAATGTCGCGCCCATCTCACCCGAAATCATGGCGGCCATCGCGGCGGCCAATAGCGGCAATGTCGGCTCCTACGGCGCAGATGCCTTGACGGCGCAGGTGACCGCCAAGCTGCGCGACATTTTCGAGACCGATCTGGTGGCCTTCCCGGTCGCGACCGGCACTGCGGCGAATGCCCTCGCTCTGTCGGTACTCGTGCCCCCGTACGGTGCCGTGCTCTGTGCCGAGGATGCGCATATCAGCACCGACGAATGCGGCGCGCCGGAGTTCTTCACGGGTGGCGCGAAGCTGGTTTGTTTGCCAACGCCGGACGGTCGCATTGCGGCCGCTCAAATCGCGGAGCCTTTGGCCCATGCTGCCGCGCTCGGGGTTCATTTCATGCAACCCGCCGCCATCAGCATCACGCAATCCACCGAGTGGGGCGCGGTCTATAGCCGCGATGAGCTGTCAGCGCTTGGTGCTGCGGCAGCGGCGCATCGGTTGCCGCTGCATATGGATGGTGCGCGTTTCGCCAATGCCCTGGTGCATCTCGGTTGTTCGCCCGCAGAAATGACCTGGAAAGCCGGCGTGAAGGTCTTGTCCTTCGGGGCCACCAAGAACGGCGCCATGGCGGCCGAGGCGGTCGTGTTTTTCGATCCGGCGCTGGCCCGCGGCTTCGAGCAGCGGCGCAAGCGTGGCGCGCATCTGTGGTCGAAGATGCGCTACATGAGCGCCCAGCTCGTGGCCTATCTGGAGCAGGATTTGTGGCTGCGTAACGCCCGTGCGGCCAACGGACTCGCGACGCGATTGGCGGAGGGGCTTTCCGCAATCCCAGGCGTGAGCCTTCTACATCCCGTGCAAGCCAATGAGCTGTTCGTGATCATGCCTGAGGGGATGGTGGCGGCCCTGCTGGCGGAGGGTTTCGGTTTCTATCGCTGGTCGAGCCGGGTGGAGGGTGACAACACGGTCATTCGGTTGGTGACCTCATACGCGAGCGATCCTCATGCGGCCGAGGCGTTGATCGCCGCTGCCGCGCGGTTGGGCAATCAACCGCCGGGGTAA